From Zingiber officinale cultivar Zhangliang chromosome 5B, Zo_v1.1, whole genome shotgun sequence, the proteins below share one genomic window:
- the LOC121985277 gene encoding guanine nucleotide-binding protein subunit gamma 2-like, which translates to MAVNGGEGEGPEAHLLPPSMRQPSRTGDFLGKHRLSAAITRLSQEIQFLETELNELETTETSAEACKEVCSNTEDKSDALLPVTPGPENPAWHRWFQRVRSSQSRKWWTNKGSSDSS; encoded by the exons ATGGCGGTCAACGGAGGAGAAGGGGAAGGGCCGGAGGCGCACCTGTTGCCTCCGTCTATGCGTCAGCCGTCGCGAACAGGCGACTTCTTGGGGAAGCACCGCTTATCGGCGGCCATCACTCGGCTCAGCCAAGAGATCCAGTTCCTCGAG ACGGAGCTAAATGAACTTGAGACGACGGAGACTTCTGCTGAAGCATGCAAGGA AGTTTGCTCTAACACAGAAGACAAATCCGATGCTCTTCTTCCTGT TACACCAGGCCCTGAGAATCCTGCATGGCACCGATGGTTCCAACGAGTCCGTAGTTCTCAAAGTCGTAAGTGGTGGACAAACAAAGGCTCTTCTGATTCCTCTTAA